A single uncultured Methanolobus sp. DNA region contains:
- a CDS encoding PaaI family thioesterase has protein sequence MDDIQRYFSQECFASNSGMKITEVSEGYAKAEMKIEKRHHNILGTVHGGAIFTLADMAFAAASNSYGTVAVAINADISFVKAAIEGTLYAEAKETSINPKISTYVVNITDDQGDTVAIFNGMTYRKKNKLDIPEK, from the coding sequence ATGGATGACATCCAGAGATACTTTTCACAGGAATGTTTCGCATCAAATTCCGGTATGAAAATAACTGAGGTCTCAGAAGGCTATGCAAAAGCCGAGATGAAGATCGAGAAAAGACATCACAATATACTTGGAACTGTACACGGCGGAGCGATATTCACACTTGCGGATATGGCATTTGCAGCAGCATCCAACTCCTACGGAACTGTCGCCGTTGCCATCAATGCAGACATATCCTTTGTGAAAGCAGCAATTGAAGGCACCCTTTATGCAGAAGCAAAGGAAACATCTATCAACCCTAAAATATCAACCTATGTCGTGAACATAACCGATGACCAGGGAGATACAGTTGCAATTTTTAACGGAATGACATACAGGAAGAAAAATAAGCTTGATATTCCTGAAAAATGA
- a CDS encoding methanogenesis marker 8 protein, with product MPHVMELLGKARVVVKDGKVVEVGEPLIGWCPIFEKARGITEITKEEIRKNMEFRINDFGLFTSKRQLDMDIFVGFGASETMMTGLTSGLLDTTVTACDGAGSVISNNPNLVQGIGARISGLVETEPIDETINGINERGGIVLDPSTARIDPVAGVRKAARLGYKKIAVTVVFPETAKELREVEKEFDLELVIIGAHVTGISRQAAQDLIDNTDILTSCASKHVRELVKPLVQVGSAVPLFGLTKRGKDLLLERAKEVDSPLFVSSAKLPELPEKKQPRELV from the coding sequence ATGCCACATGTAATGGAACTTCTAGGAAAGGCCAGAGTTGTTGTAAAGGATGGAAAGGTCGTTGAAGTCGGAGAGCCTTTGATAGGTTGGTGTCCGATCTTTGAAAAAGCACGTGGTATTACCGAGATAACAAAGGAAGAGATCAGGAAGAATATGGAATTCCGCATTAATGATTTTGGTCTCTTCACAAGCAAGCGTCAGCTTGACATGGATATTTTCGTAGGCTTTGGTGCGTCTGAAACTATGATGACCGGACTTACCAGTGGTCTGCTTGATACGACCGTTACTGCATGTGATGGTGCAGGATCTGTTATTTCAAATAATCCGAATCTTGTTCAGGGAATCGGGGCACGTATTTCAGGTCTTGTTGAAACTGAACCTATAGATGAGACAATAAACGGTATTAATGAACGCGGCGGAATTGTCCTTGACCCTTCAACTGCAAGGATCGATCCTGTTGCAGGGGTCAGGAAAGCAGCCCGGCTCGGTTATAAGAAAATAGCTGTGACCGTTGTTTTCCCGGAAACTGCAAAAGAGCTTCGTGAAGTTGAAAAAGAATTTGACCTTGAGCTTGTGATAATTGGTGCACATGTTACAGGTATTAGCAGACAGGCAGCGCAGGATCTTATCGACAACACGGATATTCTGACAAGCTGTGCATCAAAGCATGTACGTGAGCTTGTAAAGCCACTTGTTCAGGTTGGCAGTGCCGTTCCTCTCTTTGGACTAACAAAGCGCGGAAAGGACTTGCTTCTGGAAAGGGCAAAGGAAGTTGACTCACCACTGTTTGTCAGTTCCGCAAAGCTTCCTGAATTACCTGAAAAGAAACAACCAAGAGAACTGGTTTGA
- a CDS encoding phenylacetate--CoA ligase — translation MRYWQPKYETMKKDELAELQLKRLKKTAAAVYNNVPFYKEKFKQLGITPDDIKSLDDISKLPTTKKTDLRDNYPFGLFAVPKEEVVRIHASSGTSGKPTVVGYTKNDIENWSDLMARNLTMAGLDSSDVFQNAVNYGLFTGGLGFHYGAERMGAMTVPSGTGNTARQLEMMIDFGVTAVHCTPSYALYLAETAKELDLVDKLSLRVGCFGAEPWSANTRKQLENSLNIKAYDSYGLSELMGPGVAFECEEQDGLHIWSDHFYVEVLDENGEQVAEGEKGELVLTSLTKEALPIIRYRTGDITRLLESECSCGRTTPRISRLLGRADDMLIVRGINVFPSQIEDVIVDIPEVTEHFQVLLDRNAKMLDEITVRVELEENAFTGELKDLAAVRRHVENELKSVLNIRTNVDLVEKGSIPRTAGKSQKVVDRRSVI, via the coding sequence ATGAGATACTGGCAGCCAAAATACGAGACCATGAAAAAAGACGAACTTGCCGAACTACAGCTGAAACGCTTAAAAAAGACGGCTGCAGCAGTCTATAATAACGTTCCTTTCTACAAAGAGAAGTTCAAGCAACTTGGCATAACCCCTGATGACATAAAGTCACTTGATGATATAAGCAAATTACCGACAACAAAAAAGACGGACCTCAGGGACAATTATCCATTCGGTCTTTTTGCAGTACCAAAAGAGGAAGTCGTAAGGATTCACGCATCCTCAGGTACAAGTGGAAAACCAACTGTTGTAGGTTATACTAAAAATGATATTGAGAACTGGTCTGATCTCATGGCAAGGAACCTTACAATGGCAGGTCTTGACAGCAGTGATGTTTTCCAGAATGCTGTGAACTACGGACTTTTCACAGGTGGTCTTGGATTCCACTATGGTGCTGAAAGAATGGGTGCCATGACTGTTCCAAGTGGAACCGGAAATACAGCCAGACAGCTTGAGATGATGATAGACTTCGGTGTTACTGCGGTTCACTGTACTCCATCTTATGCACTCTATCTCGCAGAAACAGCAAAGGAATTGGATCTCGTTGACAAGCTTTCCCTAAGAGTAGGCTGTTTTGGTGCAGAACCATGGTCTGCAAATACAAGAAAACAGCTTGAGAACTCTTTGAACATTAAAGCATACGACTCCTATGGTCTTTCAGAACTCATGGGGCCGGGTGTTGCTTTTGAGTGTGAGGAGCAGGACGGTCTTCACATATGGAGCGACCACTTCTATGTTGAGGTTCTTGACGAGAACGGTGAACAGGTTGCAGAAGGCGAGAAAGGAGAACTTGTACTCACATCCCTGACCAAAGAAGCACTTCCGATCATCAGATACAGAACCGGTGACATTACACGCCTTCTTGAGAGCGAGTGTTCATGTGGCCGTACAACTCCACGTATCTCCAGGCTTCTTGGAAGAGCAGATGATATGCTCATTGTAAGAGGTATCAACGTATTCCCGTCACAGATAGAAGATGTCATTGTGGACATTCCTGAAGTTACAGAACACTTCCAGGTGCTTCTTGACAGAAATGCAAAGATGCTTGATGAAATAACTGTCAGGGTGGAGCTTGAGGAGAATGCTTTCACAGGCGAGCTTAAAGACCTTGCAGCCGTTCGCAGGCATGTTGAAAACGAACTTAAGAGCGTACTCAATATCAGGACAAATGTCGATCTTGTTGAGAAAGGCTCTATCCCAAGAACAGCAGGAAAATCACAGAAGGTTGTCGACAGAAGAAGTGTCATATAA
- a CDS encoding M1 family aminopeptidase has translation MRSSKKRQILTGTIIVLMLLCTINLSSAASGDIFTDISSNYELVPEDGIVKVSKEITFHNNNPETKYWRGYYSNYNSYLPEGALNIEVFDEENSMAFSQSGEGYYVFYFNNKVWYEESYTFHVDYEIEVNKNTAVFSLSEYGDNVEVTLEVPDEFETHLSRDDYKVEDKLYSSVYIFEKGQSWEKACTVNSVRSSPRLTLKDTAHLTERDVDIEVRYWEGEEQWAQDIMQTTIQSLEILEEKWGFAYSPEYNITITQANLTETGGYGGYNQGRNGIWLLYTSNHGILVHELSHYWTRACNFDQLWMDEGYADLYTYIVLSEMEPEEAESRRDRFLKKYEDLYDEHDFPLSDWSTPQTLNSDTEEHVDFGYKKAFSLTYTIYETIGVEALQQANREFIDNSGGIDNEDFLEIIGSVSSENTEFVEDYLYN, from the coding sequence ATGAGATCTTCTAAAAAACGTCAGATACTCACAGGAACTATAATTGTTCTCATGCTCCTGTGTACCATAAACCTAAGTTCAGCAGCAAGTGGTGATATCTTCACCGACATAAGCTCAAACTATGAACTTGTTCCTGAAGACGGAATAGTAAAAGTATCCAAGGAGATCACATTCCACAACAACAATCCTGAGACAAAATACTGGAGAGGATACTACTCCAATTACAACTCCTACCTTCCTGAAGGCGCACTCAACATCGAAGTTTTTGATGAAGAGAACAGCATGGCTTTCAGTCAATCCGGGGAAGGATACTATGTATTTTACTTCAACAACAAGGTATGGTACGAAGAAAGCTACACATTCCATGTTGATTATGAAATAGAGGTCAACAAGAATACAGCTGTATTTTCATTAAGCGAATACGGTGACAATGTTGAAGTGACCCTTGAAGTTCCTGATGAGTTTGAAACCCACCTTAGCAGAGATGATTACAAAGTAGAAGATAAATTGTATTCCAGTGTCTACATCTTTGAAAAGGGACAGAGCTGGGAGAAGGCATGTACAGTAAACTCTGTCAGATCATCACCTCGCCTGACTTTAAAGGATACGGCCCACCTTACAGAACGTGATGTGGACATAGAGGTCAGGTACTGGGAAGGCGAAGAGCAGTGGGCACAGGACATCATGCAGACAACGATACAGAGCCTTGAGATCCTTGAAGAGAAGTGGGGCTTTGCATATTCTCCAGAGTATAATATTACTATAACACAGGCAAACCTGACTGAGACCGGCGGCTATGGCGGTTACAACCAAGGCAGGAACGGGATCTGGCTGCTTTACACATCCAACCATGGGATTCTTGTACATGAACTTTCACACTACTGGACACGTGCCTGCAACTTTGACCAGTTGTGGATGGATGAAGGTTATGCAGACCTGTACACATATATAGTACTCAGTGAAATGGAACCCGAAGAAGCAGAGTCAAGACGCGACCGCTTCCTTAAGAAATACGAAGACCTCTATGATGAACATGACTTCCCGCTTTCTGACTGGAGCACACCGCAAACCCTCAACAGTGATACAGAAGAGCATGTGGACTTTGGTTACAAGAAAGCATTCTCACTGACATACACTATATATGAGACAATTGGGGTAGAAGCACTTCAGCAGGCAAACAGGGAATTTATTGATAACTCCGGTGGAATTGATAATGAAGATTTCCTTGAGATCATCGGATCTGTCTCATCTGAGAACACAGAATTTGTGGAAGACTACCTGTATAACTAA
- a CDS encoding PAS domain S-box protein, translated as MNGSSIKNESIINNVTDIFGILLNEPSLEKSLNLLADKITTFFKNSELVSVKIGMLGQECQYPECNDHDLTLVNDIVINGKKEGFIELNLKGLRPDVKENSSRIEEYETQLDLFTKIVTLAVEKRKEIIELKSVEREMRECYNKLDDYIFIIDSNTRIIDFNTNFQKCTGFSADELQQMNIAELMAQCAADKEIPPVIENARRSGRFTFECEHLCKNGEKVPMSITCKPMDSDRDDLFICVGKDISETKNAEQELHESENKYSTIVEKGNDGVLIIQNGIIKFANTRISGLTGYSHNEIVNQSYMKFSPANDDQGASEWLKLCSSKIADREIFDINIATRNNGNIPVEINGSIIDYEGEKAELLIIRDVSERKRTEDLLKLERDKLYNYLDVAGSIIGIVNTDLNVIFVNNKGAEVLGYDKKDIIGKNWFDCFLPDSVREITRSNFIKVINHELNPPKYFENLLLTKEGEERLIFWHDVPVEDENGRRIGVISSGEDITENRRMEAMLVESEKNLKTIFNHVDDLIYICKPYGNFVDVNMAMASSTGFTKEQMLEMSPVDIVKPEMKQLMDSYTERIIKEKSVIFEITFVLKDETTLPLELNSRLIEYKGEQAILSVARNITERKKAEERLKRYAGELKQSNELKDLFTDIIRHDLLTPASVIKGYTEELLDTIHDEQARKLAQKVKSNNDRLIEMLETATTLAKLQKQDDIDFEVIDLIPVFKMVIDGFREQIEASHQTVNVHGDTCCPAIANPVIEEVFANLLSNAIKYSPLNSTIDVTFSEEANMWKIAVSDNGAGIPDSDKPLLFNRFQRADKRGIKGTGLGLAIVKRIIELHGGAYGVENNPEGKGSVFWITLKKAF; from the coding sequence ATGAATGGATCCTCTATAAAGAATGAGAGCATCATAAATAACGTTACCGATATCTTTGGCATATTGCTAAATGAGCCATCATTAGAAAAATCCCTGAACTTACTCGCAGATAAGATAACAACTTTTTTTAAGAATTCTGAACTGGTATCCGTAAAGATCGGGATGCTTGGACAGGAATGCCAATATCCGGAATGTAATGATCATGACCTGACTCTTGTTAATGATATTGTCATCAATGGAAAGAAGGAAGGTTTTATAGAACTCAACCTTAAAGGACTTCGTCCTGATGTAAAAGAGAACAGCAGCAGAATTGAAGAGTATGAGACACAACTTGACCTGTTCACAAAGATAGTAACACTTGCTGTTGAAAAAAGGAAAGAGATCATAGAACTGAAATCCGTTGAAAGAGAAATGCGGGAATGTTACAACAAACTTGATGACTATATATTCATAATTGATTCAAATACTCGTATAATCGATTTTAACACTAACTTCCAGAAATGTACTGGATTTTCAGCCGACGAACTTCAACAAATGAATATAGCTGAGCTTATGGCACAATGTGCTGCTGATAAGGAGATCCCGCCAGTAATAGAAAATGCCAGGAGATCCGGACGTTTTACGTTTGAATGTGAGCATCTTTGCAAGAATGGGGAAAAAGTTCCCATGAGCATAACCTGCAAGCCTATGGATAGTGACAGGGATGATCTGTTCATCTGCGTGGGCAAGGACATATCAGAAACAAAGAATGCCGAGCAAGAGCTTCATGAATCCGAAAATAAATACTCAACTATTGTGGAAAAAGGAAATGATGGAGTCCTTATAATTCAGAATGGGATCATCAAATTTGCCAATACAAGGATCTCAGGACTCACTGGTTACAGCCACAACGAAATAGTCAACCAGAGCTATATGAAATTCAGTCCTGCAAATGATGACCAGGGTGCATCGGAGTGGCTTAAACTGTGCAGCAGTAAGATTGCTGACAGAGAGATATTCGACATAAATATTGCAACCAGGAACAATGGAAATATTCCTGTTGAGATCAATGGCTCAATTATTGATTATGAAGGTGAGAAGGCAGAACTTCTTATTATTAGAGATGTCAGCGAGAGAAAAAGGACAGAAGACCTTCTCAAACTGGAAAGGGATAAACTGTACAACTATCTTGATGTTGCTGGTTCCATCATAGGAATTGTGAACACAGACCTTAATGTCATCTTTGTTAATAACAAAGGTGCTGAGGTTCTCGGATATGACAAGAAGGACATAATCGGAAAGAACTGGTTTGATTGCTTCCTGCCGGATAGTGTCAGGGAAATTACCAGAAGTAATTTTATCAAGGTTATCAACCACGAGCTGAACCCGCCTAAGTACTTTGAGAATTTACTCCTGACAAAAGAGGGCGAAGAAAGACTGATATTCTGGCATGATGTTCCGGTGGAAGATGAGAACGGCAGGCGCATAGGCGTTATCAGTTCGGGAGAGGACATAACCGAGAATCGTAGAATGGAAGCTATGCTGGTTGAATCTGAAAAGAACCTCAAGACCATATTCAACCATGTAGATGACCTCATTTATATATGCAAGCCATATGGGAATTTTGTAGATGTGAACATGGCAATGGCATCTTCAACTGGTTTTACTAAAGAGCAGATGCTGGAAATGTCTCCGGTGGATATTGTAAAACCTGAAATGAAGCAATTGATGGACAGTTATACTGAACGTATCATCAAGGAAAAAAGTGTCATCTTTGAAATCACTTTTGTGCTTAAAGATGAAACCACTCTCCCTCTTGAGCTCAATTCCAGGCTTATTGAGTATAAAGGAGAGCAGGCGATTCTTTCTGTTGCCAGGAACATAACTGAAAGGAAAAAAGCAGAGGAGAGACTTAAGAGATATGCAGGTGAGCTTAAGCAGTCAAATGAACTTAAAGACCTGTTCACAGACATCATACGCCATGACCTTCTTACCCCTGCAAGCGTTATCAAAGGCTACACAGAAGAGCTGCTTGATACAATACATGATGAACAGGCAAGAAAACTTGCACAGAAAGTAAAAAGCAATAATGACAGACTTATAGAAATGCTTGAGACTGCCACGACTCTTGCAAAGCTCCAGAAACAGGATGATATAGACTTTGAGGTCATTGACCTTATACCTGTGTTCAAAATGGTCATTGATGGTTTCAGGGAACAGATAGAAGCAAGTCATCAGACTGTGAATGTCCACGGAGATACATGCTGTCCCGCAATAGCAAACCCGGTAATAGAAGAGGTTTTTGCCAATCTGTTATCAAATGCCATTAAATACAGCCCTCTAAACAGTACTATAGATGTAACTTTTAGTGAAGAAGCGAACATGTGGAAAATTGCTGTTTCCGACAATGGCGCAGGAATTCCTGATTCTGATAAACCACTGTTGTTCAATCGTTTCCAGCGTGCCGATAAAAGAGGAATAAAAGGCACTGGACTGGGTCTTGCTATTGTTAAACGTATTATTGAACTGCATGGCGGAGCATACGGTGTGGAGAATAACCCTGAAGGAAAGGGAAGTGTATTCTGGATCACACTTAAAAAAGCGTTCTAA
- a CDS encoding PAS domain S-box protein: MEKKGHHWEQAGSKPSFLYDEESMIDYFLKNEKIYQDIFRDEKAVVLLIDQKTCRIIDANYTASEFYGWTLDELKSMDIQEIDVCIMESITGKDELIECNIAGDKNYFFSKHRLADGNIRDVKIYRSAPLAGQEDLHYVVVRDVTEQKKAEKEIILSSFSLQNSGDVVLWTNENGDLLYVNKAACELYDYSREELLDLNVKDIDVTATHDSWDSHWKHLKENRHVTFESLNCSSNGKIFPVEITANYLNYEGKEYNCAFVRNISRRKKTRKGLILSCFSLENFVDAVFWVKDDGQIFYANKAACQLLGYSKKEILAMSAPDVAPYYTKEVWEKKWNEVKINKKNYNEIFFYDKAGNEIPVSISCTYLNFEGKEYVCAVARDITERKKAQKALTDEANWRRTLMSDSRDGIAILNEDGKVLEANTAFAKMLGYSQDEMHTLHVWDWAKDFTKEELLARIRENKCGDGLFETQQYRKDGSVIDVEINSNIIEFSGQILDLCICRDITERKKAEEELKLASFSLDNSSEAVFWMESTGQIFNVNKAACELLGYSEEELLKMSVINVNPVFTQDSWAIHWNKLKKSKTFHIETTFKTKSGKMCPVDVLSGYMNYNGKEYDCAFVRDLTESKKSEKALLESRAQLRTLIDTTPDLVWMKDINGTYLACNAEFEHLYGAKEAEIIGKTDYDFVEKDFADFFTGTDREAIEKGIPIIFEEEVVYAGKNRRVWLETIKSPVHDETGHLIGVLGVGRNIDQRKKSEEDFRKASHSLQNSSDAVAWLEKNGNICFINKYASNMAGYSSEELLSMSIFDVDPGVTQEKWDEHWEKLCNEKTLLNETTIPTKSGKILPVEIISNYMNYEGKEYDCTFIRDLTARKKAEKGLKLACFSLENFSDAVFWTRANGKFFFVNKAACNMLGYPKEELLSMAVPDIDPVFTEDIWKEHWEQVKEKKSFTFNSMHLTKEGILKPVEITVNYMVYGNKEYNCAIIKEISQRLKSENALAEEVHWRRLLMEQSRSGMVILDSDGSVFETNPAFAEMLGYTVEELGQMYVWDWDVNFDREQLINMIKGTDYRGLLFETKQRCKDGTILNVEINTNLMPYSGKKLIFCICRDITEKKKYADELLKAKITAEEACHTKNEFMATMSHELRTPLNSIIGFSEILKDENFGEINEAQAEYIDYISKSGKHLLNVINDILDLSKIEAGRIELNYEQFYLFDSINEVKMSVMPQAMKKEVELEFTCESLPDIIVADRTKFQEIIYNLASNAIKFTPQNGKVTIGASTVDSSICIEIRDTGIGISMADMDKLFQPFRQIKPYLNHELEGTGLGLAIAKKFIEMHGGRISVQSRPGEGSSFTFTVPYEPEFDNLDFNK, translated from the coding sequence ATGGAAAAAAAAGGACATCATTGGGAACAGGCAGGGAGCAAGCCATCTTTTCTTTATGATGAAGAGTCAATGATCGATTACTTTCTTAAAAACGAGAAAATATACCAGGATATATTCAGAGACGAAAAAGCCGTTGTGCTTCTGATAGACCAGAAAACTTGCAGGATAATCGATGCTAATTATACTGCATCTGAATTTTATGGCTGGACCCTGGATGAGTTAAAATCAATGGACATACAGGAAATAGATGTCTGTATAATGGAATCGATAACAGGAAAGGATGAACTTATAGAATGTAATATCGCAGGGGACAAGAATTACTTTTTTTCAAAACACCGGCTTGCAGATGGAAATATCCGCGATGTCAAGATATACAGAAGTGCACCCCTTGCCGGACAGGAAGACCTGCACTATGTAGTTGTCCGTGACGTAACCGAACAGAAGAAAGCTGAAAAGGAAATAATTCTTTCCTCGTTCTCATTACAGAACAGCGGTGATGTTGTCCTGTGGACCAATGAAAACGGCGATCTGCTTTATGTTAACAAAGCTGCATGCGAACTTTATGATTATTCCCGTGAAGAATTACTGGATCTAAACGTAAAGGACATTGATGTCACTGCCACGCATGATTCATGGGACAGCCATTGGAAACATCTGAAAGAGAACAGGCATGTTACTTTTGAATCTCTCAACTGTTCAAGCAATGGAAAAATCTTCCCGGTAGAAATTACGGCGAATTACCTGAACTATGAAGGAAAGGAATATAACTGTGCGTTTGTCAGGAATATTTCCAGACGCAAAAAGACCAGAAAAGGACTGATACTATCCTGCTTCTCTCTTGAGAACTTTGTAGATGCGGTTTTCTGGGTAAAAGATGACGGACAGATATTCTATGCCAACAAAGCTGCATGCCAGCTTCTTGGATATTCTAAAAAAGAAATTCTGGCAATGTCTGCACCGGATGTAGCACCATATTATACAAAAGAAGTATGGGAAAAGAAATGGAATGAAGTCAAGATAAACAAGAAAAACTATAACGAAATTTTCTTTTATGACAAAGCAGGGAATGAGATTCCTGTAAGTATCTCATGTACTTATTTGAATTTTGAAGGCAAGGAATATGTTTGTGCCGTTGCCAGGGATATAACCGAGAGAAAGAAAGCCCAGAAAGCTCTGACAGATGAAGCGAACTGGCGACGCACTCTTATGAGCGATTCAAGAGATGGAATCGCCATTCTCAATGAAGATGGAAAGGTTCTGGAAGCGAACACTGCTTTTGCTAAAATGCTGGGATACTCACAGGACGAAATGCATACACTGCATGTATGGGACTGGGCAAAAGACTTTACTAAAGAAGAACTTCTGGCACGTATCAGAGAAAACAAATGTGGAGATGGGCTTTTTGAAACTCAGCAATATCGCAAGGATGGAAGCGTTATTGATGTAGAGATCAATTCCAATATAATAGAATTTAGCGGTCAGATATTAGATCTTTGTATATGCAGGGATATTACAGAGCGTAAAAAAGCTGAGGAAGAGTTAAAACTGGCTAGTTTCTCACTGGATAATTCCAGTGAGGCTGTATTCTGGATGGAAAGCACCGGTCAGATCTTTAATGTTAACAAAGCTGCATGTGAGCTTCTTGGATATTCTGAAGAAGAACTGCTTAAAATGTCTGTGATTAATGTTAATCCGGTTTTCACTCAGGATAGCTGGGCCATACACTGGAACAAGCTCAAAAAAAGCAAGACTTTCCATATTGAAACAACATTCAAAACAAAATCCGGTAAAATGTGTCCGGTTGATGTTCTGTCCGGTTACATGAACTACAATGGGAAAGAGTATGACTGCGCTTTTGTAAGAGACCTGACTGAAAGCAAGAAAAGCGAAAAAGCTTTGCTAGAAAGCAGGGCTCAATTACGGACGTTGATCGATACAACACCGGATCTTGTCTGGATGAAAGATATTAACGGTACATATCTTGCTTGCAATGCCGAATTTGAACATCTCTATGGTGCAAAGGAAGCAGAGATCATTGGAAAAACAGACTATGATTTCGTTGAAAAGGATTTTGCGGATTTTTTTACCGGTACGGACAGAGAAGCTATAGAAAAAGGTATTCCGATCATATTTGAAGAGGAAGTCGTTTATGCTGGAAAGAACCGCAGAGTATGGCTTGAAACAATTAAAAGTCCAGTACATGATGAAACCGGCCACTTGATTGGAGTGCTGGGTGTTGGCAGGAATATTGATCAAAGGAAAAAATCTGAAGAGGATTTCAGAAAAGCAAGTCATTCCCTTCAAAATTCCAGTGATGCTGTTGCGTGGTTAGAAAAAAATGGAAATATCTGTTTCATCAACAAATATGCATCCAACATGGCAGGATATTCTAGTGAAGAACTGTTGTCAATGTCAATATTTGACGTTGATCCAGGAGTTACACAGGAAAAATGGGATGAACACTGGGAAAAGCTCTGCAATGAAAAAACGTTACTAAATGAAACCACTATTCCCACCAAATCTGGCAAAATACTCCCGGTCGAGATTATTTCTAACTATATGAATTATGAAGGGAAAGAGTATGATTGTACATTCATAAGGGATCTGACCGCACGTAAAAAAGCTGAAAAGGGGTTAAAACTTGCCTGTTTCTCACTTGAGAACTTCAGTGATGCAGTTTTCTGGACAAGGGCTAACGGAAAGTTCTTCTTTGTCAATAAGGCTGCCTGCAATATGCTTGGATATCCTAAAGAAGAATTACTATCAATGGCAGTACCGGATATTGATCCGGTCTTTACAGAGGATATATGGAAAGAACACTGGGAACAGGTCAAAGAGAAAAAGAGTTTTACATTCAATTCGATGCACCTGACAAAAGAAGGCATCCTGAAACCAGTAGAGATCACTGTTAACTATATGGTCTACGGAAATAAGGAATACAACTGTGCCATCATCAAAGAAATCTCACAGCGTTTAAAGTCAGAGAACGCGCTTGCCGAAGAGGTTCACTGGCGACGTCTTCTCATGGAACAGTCAAGGAGTGGAATGGTCATACTGGACAGCGACGGAAGCGTCTTTGAGACTAACCCTGCTTTTGCTGAAATGCTTGGATATACTGTTGAGGAATTAGGTCAGATGTATGTATGGGACTGGGATGTTAACTTTGACCGCGAGCAGCTTATCAATATGATAAAAGGTACTGATTACAGGGGACTGCTCTTTGAAACAAAACAGAGATGCAAGGATGGAACTATTCTTAATGTGGAAATAAATACAAATCTTATGCCATACAGCGGAAAGAAACTTATCTTCTGTATATGCAGGGACATTACTGAAAAGAAAAAGTATGCTGATGAACTGCTTAAAGCAAAAATAACCGCGGAAGAAGCATGTCATACCAAAAATGAATTCATGGCAACAATGAGCCATGAACTGAGAACACCCCTTAACTCTATTATTGGTTTTTCAGAGATACTGAAAGATGAGAATTTCGGAGAGATCAATGAAGCTCAAGCCGAATATATTGATTACATCTCAAAAAGCGGGAAACATCTTCTAAATGTTATTAATGATATACTGGACCTTTCAAAAATAGAAGCCGGGAGAATTGAACTTAATTACGAACAATTCTATCTTTTTGACAGTATCAATGAAGTAAAAATGTCAGTTATGCCACAGGCCATGAAAAAAGAAGTAGAACTTGAATTTACATGTGAATCTTTGCCAGATATAATAGTTGCTGACAGGACGAAGTTCCAGGAAATAATCTACAATCTTGCAAGCAATGCGATAAAGTTCACTCCGCAGAATGGAAAAGTTACAATCGGAGCCAGTACAGTTGATAGTTCGATATGCATTGAAATACGGGATACAGGCATTGGTATCTCTATGGCCGATATGGATAAGCTTTTCCAGCCTTTCAGACAGATAAAACCTTACCTGAACCACGAACTAGAAGGAACCGGACTTGGACTGGCTATTGCAAAGAAGTTCATAGAAATGCATGGAGGAAGGATCAGTGTTCAAAGTCGGCCGGGCGAAGGAAGCAGTTTCACTTTCACGGTTCCTTATGAACCGGAATTCGATAACCTGGATTTCAACAAGTGA